The proteins below come from a single Prochlorococcus marinus CUG1415 genomic window:
- the argH gene encoding argininosuccinate lyase gives MAKVWSKRFDNTLNPFIEKFNASIGFDRKLILEDLDCSIAHAKMLGKTKVLSSSETLQIINALEKIKVDYLEGEFTPSPPSEDIHYSIEEKLISLIGETGKKLHTGRSRNDQVGTDIRLWLRKEIDNLETLIIDLQKSFLNLAKSNIYTLIPGYTHMQRAQPLSLAHHLLAYLEMFQRDRERFKEVRSRVNTSPLGAAALAGTKIKIDRNFTASELGFEKIYKNSIDAVSDRDFCIEFVSASALAMSHLSKISEEIILWVTDEFSFAKLTDKCATGSSLMPQKKNPDVPELIRGKTGRVYGHLQALLTMVKGVPLAYNKDFQEDKEPIFDTAETISSCIKAMTILINEGIEFNIKKLSDSVENDFSNATDLADYLVGKQVPFRTAYQVVGEIVKYCLERKILFKNLKIDEFKKFHPEFDEDVFVDLEPLNVVKSRTSEGGTGFKQVEKEVNNWQKKLLL, from the coding sequence ATGGCAAAAGTTTGGAGTAAAAGATTTGATAATACACTTAACCCGTTCATTGAAAAGTTTAATGCTTCAATTGGTTTTGACAGAAAACTTATTTTAGAAGACTTAGATTGCTCGATTGCACATGCAAAAATGCTTGGTAAAACAAAGGTTTTATCTTCTTCTGAAACTCTTCAGATTATTAATGCTTTAGAGAAAATAAAAGTTGATTATTTGGAAGGTGAATTTACGCCTAGTCCTCCTTCTGAAGATATTCACTATAGTATTGAAGAAAAACTTATTAGTTTAATTGGTGAAACTGGAAAAAAATTGCATACAGGTAGAAGTAGAAATGATCAAGTTGGTACAGATATAAGATTGTGGCTAAGAAAAGAGATTGACAATCTTGAAACTTTAATAATTGATTTGCAAAAATCCTTCTTAAATCTCGCGAAATCTAATATTTATACCTTAATTCCTGGATATACACATATGCAAAGAGCACAACCATTATCTTTGGCTCATCATTTATTGGCTTATTTAGAAATGTTCCAAAGAGACCGCGAAAGGTTTAAAGAAGTAAGATCGAGAGTGAATACTTCACCATTAGGAGCTGCAGCATTAGCCGGCACAAAAATAAAAATAGATAGGAACTTTACAGCTTCAGAACTGGGTTTTGAAAAGATTTATAAAAATAGTATTGATGCTGTAAGTGATAGAGATTTTTGTATAGAGTTTGTGTCTGCATCTGCTTTGGCAATGTCTCATTTGAGTAAAATTTCGGAAGAAATAATTTTATGGGTAACTGATGAATTTTCTTTTGCAAAATTAACAGACAAATGTGCTACTGGTAGTAGCTTAATGCCGCAGAAAAAAAATCCGGATGTTCCAGAATTGATAAGAGGTAAAACAGGAAGAGTGTATGGACATCTGCAAGCTTTGTTAACGATGGTTAAAGGGGTACCACTTGCATATAATAAAGATTTTCAAGAGGATAAAGAGCCAATATTTGATACTGCAGAGACTATATCTTCTTGCATTAAAGCAATGACTATTTTAATTAATGAAGGGATAGAATTTAATATTAAAAAATTATCTGATTCCGTAGAAAATGACTTTTCTAATGCTACTGATTTGGCAGATTACTTAGTTGGTAAACAGGTCCCCTTTAGGACCGCTTATCAAGTTGTGGGTGAAATTGTTAAGTATTGCTTAGAGAGAAAAATATTGTTTAAAAATCTTAAAATTGATGAATTTAAAAAATTTCATCCCGAATTTGATGAGGATGTTTTTGTGGATCTTGAACCTCTTAATGTAGTGAAGTCAAGAACTAGTGAGGGTGGAACAGGTTTTAAGCAGGTAGAAAAGGAGGTAAATAACTGGCAGAAAAAATTGTTGCTCTGA
- a CDS encoding RNA recognition motif domain-containing protein: MSIFVGNLPFRAEREDVLQLFAPFGEVLNCSLPLERDTGRKRGFAFVEMADAAIESTAIDGLQGTELMGRPLRINKAEPRGSGGSRRGGRGGGGYGGGGYGGGNNGGGGYGGGGYGGGNNGGGGYGGGGYGGGNNGGGNSESKTSYTNKSSGAEGWEDRSYGNSSENSEYESGRSRRKRGLSNEDNVSNEEN, from the coding sequence GTGAGTATTTTTGTTGGCAATTTGCCTTTCCGCGCAGAGCGTGAAGATGTTTTACAGTTATTTGCCCCTTTTGGTGAAGTTTTAAATTGTTCTCTTCCTCTTGAAAGGGATACTGGAAGAAAAAGAGGATTTGCATTTGTTGAGATGGCAGATGCAGCAATTGAGTCAACAGCTATTGATGGTTTGCAAGGCACAGAGCTTATGGGTAGACCATTAAGAATTAATAAGGCAGAGCCAAGAGGTTCTGGAGGATCTCGTAGAGGAGGCAGAGGAGGCGGCGGCTATGGCGGTGGCGGCTATGGCGGTGGAAATAATGGCGGCGGCGGCTATGGCGGTGGCGGCTATGGCGGTGGAAATAATGGTGGCGGCGGCTATGGCGGTGGCGGCTATGGCGGTGGAAATAATGGTGGTGGAAATTCTGAATCTAAAACTTCTTATACGAATAAATCCTCTGGAGCAGAAGGTTGGGAAGATAGAAGTTATGGAAACTCTTCTGAAAACTCTGAATATGAAAGTGGTAGAAGTAGAAGAAAAAGAGGACTTTCAAATGAAGATAATGTATCAAATGAGGAGAACTAA
- the dusA gene encoding tRNA dihydrouridine(20/20a) synthase DusA: MSSIQTNSIKNIHKLSIAPMMDCTDKHFRMIMRKISTEALLYTEMIVAQSLVYTNKKENFLDFNNEEHPISIQFGGDNPEILKEAARMAQDWGYDEINFNVGCPSPRVCSGNFGASLMKDPEKVAKCIESLKNSCSLPVTIKHRIGVDEDDSFINLNNFVRYIANAGADRFTVHARKAILKGLNPKQNRTIPPLKYDVVKKLKKLNPKLLIEINGGFTNINESLKALNDFDGVMIGRSAYKHPLRWSEIDQKVYGINTKPKSASDIIFSLIPYIEEHLTNGGKSWDICKHLINLVEGIPKAKIWRNQISLKSIKKELDIDYLFKLTSKLKEMGS, translated from the coding sequence ATGAGTTCTATTCAAACTAATTCTATTAAAAATATTCATAAATTAAGTATTGCTCCAATGATGGATTGTACTGATAAACATTTCAGAATGATAATGAGAAAAATAAGTACTGAAGCTCTCTTGTATACGGAAATGATTGTGGCCCAAAGTTTAGTTTATACGAACAAAAAAGAAAATTTTTTAGATTTTAATAATGAAGAACACCCAATATCCATTCAATTTGGTGGGGACAATCCTGAAATCCTTAAAGAGGCTGCCCGCATGGCACAGGATTGGGGTTATGACGAAATAAACTTTAATGTTGGTTGTCCAAGTCCAAGAGTCTGTTCAGGAAATTTTGGCGCTTCACTTATGAAAGATCCTGAAAAAGTAGCAAAATGTATAGAATCGTTAAAAAATAGCTGTAGCTTACCTGTTACGATTAAACACAGAATAGGTGTAGACGAAGACGATAGTTTCATCAATTTGAATAATTTTGTGAGGTATATTGCAAATGCCGGTGCTGACAGATTTACAGTTCATGCGAGGAAAGCCATATTAAAAGGTCTAAATCCAAAACAAAATAGAACTATACCTCCACTGAAGTACGATGTAGTAAAAAAATTAAAAAAATTAAATCCAAAATTATTAATAGAAATCAATGGAGGTTTCACAAATATCAATGAATCATTAAAAGCCCTAAATGATTTTGATGGTGTAATGATTGGAAGATCAGCATATAAACATCCCTTAAGATGGTCTGAAATTGATCAAAAAGTCTATGGAATCAATACAAAACCCAAATCTGCTTCAGATATTATCTTCTCGTTAATTCCATACATAGAAGAGCATTTAACTAATGGAGGCAAATCTTGGGATATTTGTAAACATCTTATAAATTTAGTTGAAGGTATTCCAAAAGCAAAAATTTGGAGAAATCAAATATCACTTAAATCTATAAAAAAGGAATTAGATATCGATTACCTTTTTAAATTAACTTCTAAGCTTAAAGAAATGGGTTCTTAG
- the msrB gene encoding peptide-methionine (R)-S-oxide reductase MsrB encodes MNQFLSRRTFILIPTMSILKLIFKPMQVLASSLASKEDWNLSKEEWKSRLSQESYYILREEGTERAFSSQLSNEKRKGVFYCAGCDLPLFLSDKKYDSGTGWPSFWDSIQGSVQTKVDFKLIVPRTEYHCSRCGGHQGHVFNDGPLPTGKRYCNNGLALRFVPE; translated from the coding sequence ATGAATCAATTCCTATCAAGAAGAACTTTTATTTTAATTCCTACAATGTCAATCTTAAAACTAATCTTTAAGCCTATGCAAGTATTAGCCTCATCACTTGCTTCTAAAGAAGATTGGAATTTATCAAAAGAGGAATGGAAGTCTAGGCTTAGTCAGGAATCCTACTATATTTTGAGGGAGGAAGGAACTGAAAGGGCTTTCAGTAGTCAATTAAGTAATGAGAAAAGAAAAGGGGTTTTTTACTGCGCTGGATGTGATTTACCGCTTTTTCTATCAGATAAAAAGTATGATAGTGGTACAGGATGGCCAAGCTTTTGGGATTCGATTCAAGGATCAGTTCAGACAAAGGTTGATTTCAAGTTAATTGTCCCAAGAACCGAATATCATTGTTCAAGATGCGGTGGACATCAAGGACATGTCTTTAATGATGGCCCACTTCCAACTGGCAAAAGATACTGTAATAACGGGCTAGCATTAAGGTTTGTTCCTGAGTAA
- the grpE gene encoding nucleotide exchange factor GrpE, which translates to MIEKQSDNIDNKENDLSNQDNAPDNTLPLEDQITENDKSSSQKTEEINTEELKNTISNNDARLEQLEKEHETLKNQYVRISADFENFRKRQSRDQDDLKIQLVTKSLTAILPIVDNFERARQQLKPESEEAQVLHRSYQGLYKQLVEVLKQQGIAPMRVVGQQFDPNLHEAVLREPSEEFKEDFIVEELQRGYHLEGKVLRHALVKVSMGPGKQNSQEEVEKDKVEGDIDSEENTSEDV; encoded by the coding sequence ATGATTGAAAAGCAATCAGACAATATTGATAATAAAGAAAATGATCTTTCTAATCAGGATAATGCTCCTGATAATACTTTACCTTTAGAGGATCAAATAACTGAAAATGATAAATCATCCTCTCAAAAAACAGAAGAAATAAATACTGAAGAATTAAAAAATACTATTTCAAATAATGATGCAAGGTTAGAACAGTTAGAAAAAGAGCATGAAACATTAAAAAATCAATATGTAAGAATTTCAGCAGATTTTGAAAATTTTAGAAAAAGACAGTCTAGAGATCAGGATGATTTAAAAATCCAACTTGTTACTAAGTCTTTAACTGCAATTCTCCCTATTGTCGATAATTTTGAGAGAGCAAGACAACAACTTAAACCTGAAAGTGAAGAAGCTCAAGTACTTCATAGAAGTTATCAAGGATTGTATAAACAATTAGTAGAAGTTTTAAAACAACAAGGTATTGCACCCATGAGAGTTGTTGGTCAGCAATTTGATCCAAATTTACATGAAGCTGTATTAAGAGAGCCTAGTGAAGAGTTTAAAGAAGATTTTATTGTAGAAGAATTGCAGCGAGGATATCATTTGGAAGGCAAGGTTTTAAGACATGCTTTGGTTAAAGTTTCTATGGGACCTGGTAAACAAAATTCACAAGAGGAAGTAGAAAAGGATAAAGTTGAAGGGGATATTGATTCTGAGGAGAATACTTCCGAAGATGTATAG
- the dnaJ gene encoding molecular chaperone DnaJ encodes MADFYQILGVSRDADADTLKRAYRKLARQYHPDVNKEPGAEDKFKEIGKAYEALADPETRARYDQFGEAGLGGAAGMPDMGDMGGFADLFETFFNGFGGQNPQGGRTQRRGPQQGDDLRYDLNVDFKDAIFGQQREIKIPHLETCEVCRGTGAKPGTGPKTCTTCGGSGQVRRATRTPFGNFTQVAECPSCNGAGQIIADPCISCGGNGVKQVRKKLRINIPAGVDTGTKLRVSGEGNVGLKGGPPGDLYVFIKVKNDSKLKRDGVTIYSEIAVSYLQAILGDTVQIITVDGKVNLNIPSGTQPNTTLSLENKGVPRLGNPVARGNHEVLVKVKLPTRITEEERKLLEGLASQYSDKNINSSSGLFSKLFGKES; translated from the coding sequence ATGGCTGATTTTTACCAAATACTTGGAGTTTCAAGAGATGCTGATGCTGATACCTTAAAAAGGGCTTATAGAAAATTAGCAAGACAATATCATCCTGATGTTAATAAAGAACCTGGCGCTGAAGATAAATTTAAAGAAATCGGCAAGGCTTATGAAGCATTAGCGGATCCCGAAACTAGAGCTAGATATGATCAATTTGGAGAGGCTGGCCTTGGAGGTGCTGCTGGAATGCCTGATATGGGTGATATGGGGGGCTTTGCAGATTTATTTGAAACTTTTTTTAATGGATTTGGTGGACAAAATCCACAAGGAGGTAGGACTCAAAGAAGAGGTCCTCAACAAGGTGATGATTTAAGATATGACCTTAATGTTGATTTTAAGGATGCAATATTTGGCCAACAAAGAGAAATTAAAATTCCGCATTTAGAGACCTGTGAAGTGTGTAGGGGAACAGGTGCTAAGCCAGGCACAGGACCAAAAACTTGTACAACATGTGGAGGAAGTGGCCAAGTCAGAAGAGCCACAAGAACTCCATTTGGTAATTTCACACAAGTAGCTGAATGTCCTTCATGTAATGGAGCTGGTCAAATAATTGCGGATCCATGTATAAGTTGCGGAGGCAATGGAGTAAAGCAAGTTAGAAAAAAATTAAGAATTAATATTCCTGCAGGAGTTGATACTGGTACCAAATTAAGAGTTTCTGGAGAAGGTAATGTTGGTTTGAAAGGGGGCCCACCAGGAGATCTTTATGTTTTTATCAAGGTGAAGAATGATTCAAAATTAAAAAGAGATGGTGTTACTATCTATTCAGAAATAGCTGTAAGTTATTTACAGGCTATTTTAGGAGATACTGTTCAAATTATTACAGTTGATGGCAAGGTTAATTTAAACATCCCAAGTGGTACTCAACCTAATACAACTCTTTCTCTTGAGAATAAAGGCGTGCCTAGACTTGGTAATCCAGTTGCAAGAGGAAATCATGAAGTTTTAGTAAAGGTAAAATTACCAACTCGTATAACTGAGGAAGAACGCAAGCTTTTAGAGGGCCTAGCTTCTCAATATTCAGATAAAAATATCAATTCAAGTAGTGGACTGTTTAGTAAATTATTTGGTAAAGAATCTTAA
- a CDS encoding sulfurtransferase TusA family protein has product MTALKYLDLKSVPCPLNLVKIKLALEKLSNNEELIVDIDKGEPEEMVFNNLKEMGCCFTQIKEYEKFLKIKILNEN; this is encoded by the coding sequence ATGACTGCTTTAAAGTATTTGGATCTTAAATCGGTTCCATGCCCTTTAAATCTTGTCAAAATTAAATTAGCTTTAGAGAAATTATCCAACAATGAAGAACTTATTGTAGACATAGATAAAGGTGAACCAGAAGAAATGGTATTCAATAATTTAAAAGAGATGGGATGTTGCTTTACACAAATAAAAGAATATGAAAAATTCTTAAAAATAAAAATTTTGAATGAAAACTGA
- the rsgA gene encoding ribosome small subunit-dependent GTPase A — protein MKTDSKHLGLVTKKFNEFFLVDLINQEKCSHCKRFLCKVRKSINFKDQLIYVGDQVVIDHIDFRSKRAVIISLKKRNNLLIRPSVANISNIYIVCSVEEPKLNLSQVNKFLISAESMGVEVSLLLTKCDLITDKRRSFLLDKFRKWGYQAITLNLQNPDYLKNLVADLKQKTCSIFMGPSGVGKTTLLNKIIPGLQNDTAPVSHKIKRGKNTTRNVELFSLSNNHYIVDTPGFNIQTLEVDIRLLPTLYPEIYTQLMDEGIRCKFRNCLHLNDEGCNLNKSFERYTFYKEMIESSKNHYSQTQED, from the coding sequence ATGAAAACTGATAGTAAACATTTAGGTTTAGTTACAAAAAAATTTAATGAATTTTTTTTAGTTGACTTAATAAATCAAGAAAAATGTTCACATTGTAAGAGGTTTTTATGTAAGGTTAGGAAGTCTATAAATTTCAAAGATCAATTAATTTATGTTGGAGATCAAGTAGTAATCGATCATATTGATTTCAGAAGCAAGCGAGCAGTAATAATAAGTTTAAAAAAAAGAAATAATTTATTAATTAGACCATCAGTTGCAAACATTTCAAACATATACATTGTTTGTTCTGTTGAAGAGCCAAAATTGAATTTATCTCAAGTCAATAAGTTTTTGATATCAGCAGAATCGATGGGTGTGGAAGTTTCATTACTTTTAACAAAGTGCGATTTAATTACAGACAAAAGAAGATCTTTTTTACTTGATAAATTTAGGAAATGGGGTTATCAAGCAATTACTTTAAATTTACAGAACCCTGATTACTTGAAGAATTTAGTAGCCGATTTAAAGCAAAAAACGTGTTCGATATTTATGGGCCCATCTGGCGTTGGTAAAACTACTTTGCTAAATAAGATAATTCCAGGTCTCCAAAATGATACCGCCCCTGTTTCCCATAAAATTAAGAGAGGGAAAAATACCACTAGAAATGTTGAGTTATTTTCTCTTTCAAATAATCATTATATTGTTGATACGCCTGGGTTTAATATACAAACTCTAGAAGTTGATATTAGATTGTTACCAACCCTCTATCCGGAAATATATACACAATTAATGGATGAAGGAATTAGGTGTAAATTTCGTAACTGCTTACATTTGAATGATGAGGGCTGTAATTTAAATAAATCTTTTGAAAGATATACTTTTTATAAAGAAATGATCGAGTCTTCTAAGAATCATTATTCTCAAACCCAGGAAGATTAA
- a CDS encoding YbaB/EbfC family nucleoid-associated protein, producing MAGFGLPNFGQLTEAFKKAKQIQQDAQKLQDELENMEIEGKSDDEMIKVWISGNQLPLRVEVQENILNSEKETIEQNILQAIQKAHELSTTTMKERMNDLTGGLNLNLPGFENNDS from the coding sequence ATGGCTGGTTTTGGACTTCCTAACTTTGGACAACTTACAGAAGCTTTTAAAAAAGCTAAACAAATTCAACAAGATGCTCAAAAATTACAGGATGAACTTGAAAATATGGAGATTGAAGGGAAAAGTGATGATGAAATGATAAAAGTCTGGATAAGTGGCAATCAACTGCCTTTAAGGGTAGAAGTTCAAGAAAATATTTTAAATTCAGAAAAAGAAACAATAGAGCAAAACATTTTACAAGCTATTCAAAAAGCTCATGAATTATCTACTACAACTATGAAAGAAAGAATGAATGATTTGACTGGCGGATTAAATCTTAATCTTCCTGGGTTTGAGAATAATGATTCTTAG
- the murB gene encoding UDP-N-acetylmuramate dehydrogenase has translation MNNKIFSVNCNLSSYTTIKVGGVAEYFAEPRNIDEFSYLMQWSNLNNQRCQIIGAGSNLLINNIFIKGLVICTKKMKSLTIEPYSGIVEAEAGVMLPTLSNSLAKNGLQGGEWAVGIPGTVGGAIYMNAGTGNLSLAKNLISVNVINNKTHEKLEIEKKDINFEYRFSSFQSNDLVIISAKLHFEPNGNLEQLIQATKNNLKLKTETQPYHLPSFGSVFKNPENSYAAKLIDEMGLKGFKIGGAEISTMHSNFIINNSSASSKDIYELITLIQQKVLQKKGIYLQPEVRMIGFDYPN, from the coding sequence ATGAATAATAAAATTTTTTCTGTGAACTGCAATCTGAGTAGTTATACAACTATAAAAGTTGGTGGAGTAGCTGAATACTTTGCTGAACCAAGAAATATTGACGAATTTTCATATCTAATGCAATGGTCTAATTTAAACAATCAAAGATGCCAAATAATTGGCGCAGGTTCAAATCTATTAATAAATAATATTTTCATAAAAGGTTTAGTTATATGTACAAAAAAAATGAAGTCATTAACAATAGAGCCATATTCAGGAATTGTTGAAGCAGAAGCAGGTGTAATGCTCCCAACATTATCTAATTCTCTCGCTAAAAATGGGTTACAAGGAGGAGAATGGGCTGTCGGAATTCCAGGAACTGTAGGAGGAGCAATTTATATGAATGCTGGTACAGGTAATTTATCACTCGCAAAAAATCTTATTTCTGTGAATGTTATTAATAATAAAACTCATGAAAAACTTGAAATTGAAAAAAAAGATATCAATTTTGAATATAGATTTAGCTCTTTTCAAAGTAATGATTTGGTAATTATTAGTGCAAAACTACATTTTGAGCCTAATGGGAACCTCGAACAATTAATTCAAGCAACCAAAAATAACCTAAAATTAAAAACAGAAACACAGCCATATCATCTACCAAGTTTCGGTAGTGTTTTTAAAAATCCTGAAAATAGTTATGCAGCAAAATTAATTGATGAGATGGGTTTAAAGGGATTTAAAATTGGCGGTGCAGAAATTTCTACAATGCATTCAAATTTTATAATTAACAATTCTTCAGCAAGTTCAAAAGATATTTATGAATTAATAACTTTAATTCAACAAAAAGTACTACAAAAAAAAGGGATTTATTTGCAACCGGAAGTAAGAATGATTGGTTTTGACTATCCTAATTAA
- the murC gene encoding UDP-N-acetylmuramate--L-alanine ligase, which produces MDKELLPKSHFHFIGIGGIGMSALAMGLLKKGCSVSGSDLIKNNETNQLEYLGAIIFTSQIKQNIELVTSKFTNKLINFVVSSAIKPENEELSYCRKKNLTIKHRSEILALLMQSYTTLAVAGSHGKTSTSTFLSTLLELCTHNSSSITGGIIPIYNSNCHLDNTKFLVAEVDESDGTINKYKSDIGIINNIDFDHCDHFSHLGEVISSFKDFASNSKKLLLNFDCEITRKNFYSDSKWSNKTPINVSYALIPTEINKSHTIGKYYENGNFISSLNIPIPGLHNLSNITAAIGASRMVGVNFIEIKKNIKYLKLPKKRFEFRGQIDERNIYDDYAHHPNEIKETIKLGRLFIKQKSNNEFQNSRLIAIFQPHRYSRVKQFAKEFAEELSKADVIYVTSIYGAGEGNKDKINSTIITDLIYEQNKNVIYINNYYEITNNFYKLTQQGDLILNMGAGDCHNFWSILNSKNN; this is translated from the coding sequence TTGGATAAAGAATTACTGCCTAAAAGTCATTTTCATTTTATTGGGATTGGAGGTATTGGAATGTCAGCATTAGCAATGGGTTTACTTAAGAAAGGTTGTTCAGTTTCAGGATCTGATTTAATTAAAAACAACGAAACTAATCAATTAGAATATCTAGGAGCAATTATCTTTACTTCTCAAATTAAACAAAATATTGAATTAGTAACTTCAAAATTTACTAACAAATTGATTAATTTTGTTGTAAGTTCAGCGATTAAGCCAGAAAATGAAGAATTATCTTACTGTAGGAAAAAAAATTTAACAATAAAACATCGTTCAGAGATTCTTGCACTGTTAATGCAGTCTTACACTACATTAGCCGTAGCAGGCAGCCATGGGAAAACATCGACCAGTACATTTCTTTCTACACTACTTGAGTTATGTACGCATAATTCTTCTTCAATAACTGGAGGAATAATTCCTATTTACAACTCTAATTGTCATTTAGACAATACAAAATTCTTAGTAGCTGAAGTTGACGAATCTGATGGGACAATAAATAAATATAAATCTGATATTGGAATAATTAATAACATTGATTTTGATCATTGCGATCATTTTTCTCATTTAGGTGAAGTCATATCTTCTTTTAAAGATTTTGCTTCAAATTCTAAAAAATTATTGCTTAATTTTGATTGTGAAATCACGAGAAAAAATTTTTATTCTGATAGTAAGTGGTCAAACAAAACACCAATCAATGTATCTTATGCCTTAATCCCAACTGAAATAAATAAAAGTCATACTATTGGAAAATATTATGAAAATGGAAATTTCATTAGTAGTTTAAATATTCCAATCCCAGGATTACACAACTTATCTAATATCACTGCTGCAATAGGAGCTTCAAGAATGGTAGGTGTAAATTTTATAGAAATTAAGAAAAATATTAAATACCTTAAACTGCCAAAAAAAAGATTTGAATTCAGAGGCCAAATAGATGAAAGAAATATATATGATGATTATGCACATCACCCCAACGAAATAAAAGAAACGATTAAATTAGGAAGATTATTTATTAAGCAAAAAAGTAATAATGAATTTCAAAATAGTAGATTAATAGCCATATTTCAACCTCATAGATACTCTAGAGTAAAGCAATTTGCAAAAGAATTTGCTGAAGAATTATCAAAAGCAGATGTTATTTACGTAACTAGTATTTATGGAGCAGGAGAAGGAAACAAGGATAAAATCAATTCCACAATTATTACTGATCTAATTTATGAACAAAACAAAAATGTTATTTACATAAATAATTATTATGAAATTACAAATAACTTTTACAAATTGACTCAACAAGGGGATTTAATTTTGAATATGGGAGCTGGTGATTGTCATAATTTCTGGTCAATTTTAAATAGCAAAAACAATTAA
- the gap gene encoding type I glyceraldehyde-3-phosphate dehydrogenase: protein MTLRVAINGFGRIGRNFMRCWLSRGAYTNIEVVGINVTSDPKTNAHLLKYDSVLGQLDGVDIKYTDDTFVINNKTIKCFSDRNIMNLPWKDWGVDLVIESTGVFNTDVAASKHLEVGAKKVILTAPGKGDGVGTYVVGVNADTYKHKDFDILSNASCTTNCLAPVVKVLDQTFGINKGLMTTIHSYTGDQRILDNSHRDLRRARAAATNIVPTSTGAAKAVALVYPEMKGKLTGIAMRVPTPNVSAVDLVFESSKSVTSEEVNYALKEASLGSMKGIIKYGDEPLVSSDYAGTNESSIVDTDLTMCIGDNLVKVVAWYDNEWGYSQRVVDLAEIVAKKWE from the coding sequence ATGACTTTGCGTGTTGCTATTAATGGGTTTGGCAGAATTGGTCGAAACTTTATGCGTTGTTGGCTTAGTAGAGGTGCTTACACCAATATTGAGGTTGTTGGAATTAACGTAACTTCCGATCCTAAAACCAATGCCCACCTCCTTAAATATGATTCAGTATTAGGACAGCTGGATGGGGTTGATATTAAATATACTGATGACACTTTTGTAATAAATAACAAAACAATTAAGTGTTTCTCTGATAGAAACATAATGAATCTTCCATGGAAAGATTGGGGAGTTGATTTGGTCATTGAGTCAACTGGTGTTTTTAATACAGATGTTGCTGCAAGTAAACACCTAGAAGTAGGAGCTAAGAAAGTAATTCTTACTGCCCCTGGGAAAGGTGATGGTGTGGGTACTTATGTTGTAGGAGTCAACGCTGATACTTATAAACATAAAGATTTCGATATTTTAAGTAATGCAAGTTGCACTACAAACTGCTTGGCCCCAGTAGTGAAGGTTTTAGATCAAACTTTTGGCATAAACAAAGGTTTGATGACTACAATTCATAGTTACACTGGTGATCAAAGGATTTTGGACAATAGTCATAGAGACTTAAGGAGAGCTAGAGCAGCAGCAACAAATATTGTTCCTACTTCAACAGGTGCTGCTAAAGCAGTTGCTTTGGTTTACCCAGAAATGAAAGGCAAACTAACTGGTATAGCAATGAGAGTGCCTACCCCGAATGTTTCGGCAGTTGATTTAGTCTTTGAATCTTCGAAATCTGTCACAAGTGAGGAAGTTAATTATGCTCTTAAAGAAGCTTCTTTAGGTTCAATGAAGGGAATTATTAAGTATGGTGATGAACCATTAGTTTCCAGCGATTATGCAGGCACTAATGAATCATCAATTGTCGATACTGATCTTACTATGTGTATTGGTGATAACCTTGTTAAGGTCGTTGCATGGTATGACAATGAGTGGGGTTACAGCCAAAGGGTCGTAGATTTAGCCGAGATTGTTGCTAAAAAATGGGAATAA